One stretch of Halapricum desulfuricans DNA includes these proteins:
- a CDS encoding J domain-containing protein, which translates to MLDSLATLPSWLVTGLVLGAVSSVAIAGLFVAIVRLFPTRAPSQSSDTEARRRSEIRAYLEGIGERYVENHVIAGQSVEFYLPDQEVAITFDARVYFRLVGTDATPVLVEHELPGVAIGPRLPFETPESGPSPGSASHPASEAFARLGLPAGAPLADVRDAYRQKVKEVHPDQGGDEAAFRRVREAYTTARQHATD; encoded by the coding sequence GTGCTAGACAGTCTCGCGACCCTCCCCTCGTGGCTGGTCACCGGTCTCGTGCTGGGAGCCGTCAGTAGCGTCGCCATCGCGGGGCTGTTCGTCGCGATCGTTCGCCTGTTCCCCACCCGGGCCCCCTCTCAGTCCAGCGACACGGAAGCGCGCCGTCGCTCGGAGATTCGGGCGTATCTGGAGGGGATCGGCGAACGCTACGTCGAGAACCACGTCATCGCCGGCCAGTCAGTCGAGTTCTACCTCCCGGATCAGGAAGTGGCGATCACCTTCGACGCGCGCGTGTACTTCCGTCTCGTCGGGACGGACGCCACGCCGGTGCTCGTCGAACACGAACTCCCGGGCGTCGCGATCGGCCCGCGACTGCCCTTCGAGACGCCCGAAAGTGGTCCGTCTCCCGGGAGTGCTTCTCACCCGGCGAGCGAGGCGTTTGCCCGGCTCGGACTGCCTGCCGGTGCGCCGCTCGCGGACGTTCGAGACGCCTACCGGCAGAAGGTCAAGGAGGTCCACCCCGATCAGGGCGGTGACGAGGCCGCGTTCCGCCGCGTCCGGGAGGCGTACACGACGGCCAGACAGCACGCGACCGACTAG
- a CDS encoding 50S ribosomal protein L44e, whose protein sequence is MQMPRRFNTYCPHCNEHHEHEVEKVRTGRSSGMKKVNDRQRERQSGIGNDGKFSKVPGGDKPTKKTNLTYRCSECGNAHVREGWRAGRLEFQE, encoded by the coding sequence ATGCAGATGCCACGCCGATTTAACACGTACTGTCCGCACTGTAACGAGCACCACGAACACGAGGTCGAGAAGGTCCGGACGGGCCGTTCCTCGGGCATGAAGAAGGTCAACGACCGCCAGCGCGAACGCCAGTCCGGCATCGGGAACGACGGCAAGTTCTCGAAGGTCCCCGGTGGGGACAAACCCACCAAGAAGACCAACCTCACCTATCGCTGCAGCGAGTGTGGCAACGCCCACGTTCGCGAAGGGTGGCGCGCCGGACGGCTGGAGTTCCAGGAGTGA
- a CDS encoding 30S ribosomal protein S27e — translation MAGNFHTVVCPDCENEQIVFGKAATEVSCAVCGHTLAVPTGGKAEIEGEVVETVEAR, via the coding sequence ATGGCCGGGAACTTCCACACCGTCGTGTGTCCGGACTGTGAGAACGAACAGATCGTCTTCGGCAAGGCCGCCACCGAGGTCTCCTGTGCGGTCTGCGGGCACACGCTCGCGGTCCCCACGGGCGGGAAGGCCGAGATCGAAGGCGAGGTCGTCGAGACCGTCGAGGCTCGGTAA
- a CDS encoding proteasome assembly chaperone family protein: MDPFEIEILAEPELDDPVLVEGLPGVGHVGKLAAEHVLEELDSTLVARVYSTHFPPQVTVEDGTAELAHAEFHAVETEDGSDLITLTGDHQAQDNEGHYGLTDTFLDVADRLGVQRVFALGGVPTGELIEEYDVLGAATTDELVDELESAGVEFREDEPAGGIVGVSGLLLGLSGRRDLPAACLMGETSGYLVDPKSAQAVLEILQDVIGFEVDFASLEERADEMEEVVRKIQEMEGGGPAASEEDLRYIG, translated from the coding sequence ATGGACCCATTCGAGATCGAGATTCTCGCCGAGCCAGAACTGGACGATCCGGTGCTCGTCGAGGGATTGCCCGGCGTCGGCCACGTCGGCAAGCTCGCCGCCGAGCACGTCCTCGAAGAGCTGGACAGCACGCTCGTGGCGCGCGTCTATTCGACGCACTTCCCGCCGCAGGTGACAGTCGAGGACGGCACGGCCGAACTGGCCCACGCCGAGTTTCACGCCGTCGAGACCGAGGACGGATCCGACCTGATCACGCTGACCGGCGACCATCAGGCCCAGGACAACGAGGGCCATTACGGGCTGACGGACACGTTTCTGGATGTCGCCGACCGACTGGGCGTCCAGCGCGTGTTCGCTCTCGGCGGCGTCCCGACCGGCGAGCTCATCGAGGAGTACGACGTGCTCGGGGCGGCGACGACCGACGAGTTGGTCGACGAGCTCGAGAGCGCCGGCGTGGAGTTCCGCGAGGACGAGCCCGCCGGCGGAATCGTCGGCGTTTCGGGCCTGTTGCTCGGACTGAGCGGCCGTCGCGACCTCCCGGCGGCCTGTCTGATGGGCGAGACCTCGGGCTATCTCGTCGATCCCAAGAGCGCCCAGGCGGTGCTCGAGATCCTGCAGGACGTGATCGGCTTCGAGGTCGATTTCGCCTCGCTGGAAGAGCGCGCCGACGAGATGGAAGAGGTCGTCCGGAAGATTCAAGAGATGGAGGGCGGCGGTCCCGCGGCGTCCGAGGAAGACCTCCGGTACATCGGCTAG
- a CDS encoding translation initiation factor IF-2 subunit alpha has translation MKYSGWPEPGELVVGRIDEIEDFGVFVDLLEYEDKRGLVHVSEVASGWIKNVRDHVNPDQRVVAKVLDVDESSQQIDLSLKDVNDHQRKDKIQEWKNERKADNWMEQSFGEDITDEQYAAVGNELLAAFGSMYAGFEEAAIRGSEALEDTDLDDDEIEAIVETARENVSVPYVEVTGYVDLQAFGSDGVDAIKAALQAAEGNGDVPEEVELEVTYVGSPEYRIRVKAPDYKTAESELEDSADRAADCIEERGGTAQYHRERNTDEE, from the coding sequence ATGAAGTACAGCGGGTGGCCGGAACCGGGCGAACTCGTCGTGGGTCGGATCGACGAGATCGAGGACTTCGGCGTCTTCGTCGACCTGCTGGAGTACGAGGACAAGCGCGGACTCGTCCACGTCAGCGAGGTCGCGAGCGGCTGGATCAAGAACGTCCGCGACCACGTCAACCCCGACCAGCGCGTCGTCGCGAAAGTGCTCGACGTCGACGAGTCCTCCCAGCAGATCGACCTCTCGCTGAAGGACGTCAACGACCACCAGCGCAAGGACAAGATCCAGGAGTGGAAAAACGAGCGCAAGGCCGACAACTGGATGGAGCAGTCCTTCGGCGAGGACATCACCGACGAGCAGTACGCCGCCGTCGGCAACGAACTGCTCGCGGCGTTCGGCTCGATGTACGCTGGCTTCGAGGAGGCCGCCATCCGCGGCAGCGAGGCGCTCGAGGACACCGACCTCGACGACGACGAGATCGAGGCGATCGTCGAAACGGCCCGCGAGAACGTCTCGGTGCCCTACGTCGAGGTGACCGGATACGTCGATCTGCAGGCGTTCGGCAGCGACGGCGTCGACGCGATCAAGGCGGCGCTGCAGGCCGCGGAGGGCAACGGAGACGTGCCGGAGGAAGTCGAACTCGAGGTGACCTACGTCGGATCGCCGGAGTACCGGATCAGGGTCAAAGCGCCGGATTACAAGACCGCCGAGTCGGAACTGGAAGACAGTGCCGACCGAGCCGCCGACTGCATCGAAGAGCGCGGCGGAACGGCACAGTATCACCGCGAGCGCAACACCGACGAAGAGTAA
- a CDS encoding ABC transporter permease gives MLPELIGHPLSAVFDLPFRDGYVWSIIYVSLYVSLTAVALSTLVSVPVAIVMGFSEFPGRQFAKSVINTGMGFPSVVVGLAVLFLVSNQGPLGSLELIFTTEAMIISQFVLATPPITAISLAAITGVNDRVRDAAHVLGGTRLDVALVVLKEARYGIATAILAGFGRAISEVGSVLIVGGNITGADGISKTRTLTTAIQLEARQGKYETAMVLGAILLALVLVINAVVVRLGDQGVR, from the coding sequence GTGCTACCGGAACTGATCGGACACCCGCTGTCGGCCGTCTTCGATCTCCCGTTCAGAGACGGCTACGTCTGGAGCATTATCTACGTCTCGCTGTACGTGAGCCTCACCGCCGTCGCGTTGAGCACACTGGTCAGCGTCCCGGTTGCGATCGTGATGGGGTTTTCGGAGTTCCCCGGCCGACAGTTCGCCAAGTCGGTGATCAACACCGGCATGGGCTTTCCCAGCGTGGTCGTCGGGCTGGCCGTGCTGTTTCTCGTCTCTAATCAGGGGCCGCTGGGATCGCTGGAGCTGATCTTCACCACGGAGGCGATGATAATCTCGCAGTTCGTGCTCGCGACGCCGCCGATCACCGCGATCAGCCTCGCCGCCATCACCGGCGTGAACGATCGCGTTCGCGACGCCGCCCACGTCCTCGGCGGGACGCGTCTCGACGTGGCGCTGGTCGTTCTCAAGGAGGCGCGTTACGGGATCGCGACGGCGATCCTGGCCGGGTTCGGCCGCGCGATCAGCGAGGTCGGGTCCGTGCTGATTGTCGGCGGCAACATCACCGGCGCAGACGGGATCTCCAAGACCAGGACGCTGACGACCGCTATCCAGCTCGAGGCCCGGCAGGGGAAATACGAGACGGCGATGGTCCTCGGGGCAATCCTGCTCGCGCTCGTGCTGGTGATCAACGCCGTCGTCGTCCGACTCGGCGATCAGGGGGTCCGATGA
- a CDS encoding RNA-protein complex protein Nop10: MKSDIRVCSAWRETHDRPVYTLSERCPDCGAEAVNSAPAPFSPEDRYGSYRRALKERRRE, from the coding sequence ATGAAATCCGACATCCGCGTGTGTTCGGCGTGGCGTGAGACTCACGATCGGCCAGTCTACACCCTCTCGGAGCGCTGTCCAGACTGTGGAGCCGAGGCCGTCAACAGCGCGCCGGCCCCGTTCTCGCCCGAGGACCGGTACGGTTCGTACCGACGGGCACTTAAGGAGCGACGCCGCGAGTAG
- a CDS encoding substrate-binding domain-containing protein, whose product MEIQRRRFVAGIGAGAVALTAGCAQLGSDGEADDDRPDVVGETLTLTTTTSTYDTGLLDAIHPDFEELYGVEVDPVAQGTGAALESARNGDSDVVMVHARGLEDEFMRNGYGVNRRDLMFNDFVIVGPEGDPAGIDGAGSATEALTAIAETGATFVSRGDNSGTHTKELNLWEAAGTEPGGDWYQETGSGMGEALNVATQQGAYTLSDRGTFLSRRADIDLVILVEGPLEDGPEILANPYGVMAVNPAIHDNVNYDLAMAYIGWLTSPDAQDAIADHERNGEQLFYPEAISENPDFQQYVPEGWNSDSSGE is encoded by the coding sequence ATGGAGATACAACGGCGGCGGTTCGTCGCGGGGATCGGTGCGGGGGCAGTCGCGCTCACAGCCGGGTGTGCACAGCTGGGGAGCGACGGTGAGGCAGACGACGACCGGCCGGACGTCGTCGGGGAAACGCTCACGCTCACGACGACGACGAGCACCTACGACACGGGGTTGCTCGATGCGATCCACCCCGACTTCGAGGAGCTGTACGGCGTCGAGGTCGACCCGGTCGCACAGGGGACGGGAGCCGCGCTCGAGTCGGCCCGCAACGGCGACTCGGACGTGGTGATGGTCCACGCCCGGGGCCTCGAAGACGAGTTCATGCGCAACGGGTACGGCGTCAACCGTCGGGACCTCATGTTCAACGACTTCGTCATCGTCGGCCCGGAGGGCGATCCGGCGGGGATCGACGGGGCGGGCTCGGCGACCGAGGCGCTTACCGCCATTGCCGAGACCGGGGCGACGTTCGTCTCGCGCGGGGACAACTCCGGCACTCACACCAAGGAGCTGAACCTCTGGGAGGCCGCCGGGACCGAACCCGGCGGGGACTGGTATCAGGAGACCGGGTCCGGAATGGGCGAGGCGCTGAACGTCGCCACCCAGCAGGGCGCGTACACCCTCTCGGACCGCGGGACCTTCCTCTCTCGGCGCGCGGATATCGACCTGGTCATCCTGGTGGAAGGCCCCCTCGAGGACGGGCCGGAGATCCTCGCCAATCCATACGGCGTCATGGCGGTCAATCCCGCGATCCACGACAACGTCAACTACGACCTCGCGATGGCCTACATCGGGTGGCTAACCAGTCCCGACGCCCAGGACGCGATCGCGGACCACGAGCGAAACGGCGAACAGCTGTTCTATCCCGAGGCGATCTCCGAGAACCCGGACTTCCAGCAGTACGTTCCCGAGGGGTGGAACAGCGACTCGTCCGGGGAGTGA
- a CDS encoding phosphate ABC transporter ATP-binding protein, protein MTRGIDRSRPRSGRVTLQATDLTQSYGDETVFRGLSLAVGSGEVVAVIGPSGVGKSTLLRTLALALEPDDGTVTFDGTEAWRVGTSERLSLRRRIGMVFQEASLFDASVARNVEYGLRVRRSWSERVRAGLQSILSANGTAEAVSEALGVVELRDKADQQAESLSGGEGQRVSFARALAYDPDVLLLDEPTSDLDPRNTAVIEEAIAEARDRGIGVVVATHDMHQAERVADRVAVLLGETITEVGPTATIFDEPSDPRTRKFISGELVY, encoded by the coding sequence ATGACCCGGGGGATCGACCGCTCACGGCCGCGATCGGGCAGGGTGACGCTCCAGGCGACCGACCTCACCCAGTCCTACGGGGACGAAACAGTGTTTCGCGGTCTCTCACTCGCCGTTGGCAGCGGCGAGGTGGTCGCTGTCATCGGCCCCTCCGGCGTCGGCAAGTCGACGCTGCTGCGGACGCTCGCGCTTGCGCTCGAGCCGGACGACGGAACCGTCACGTTCGACGGGACCGAGGCCTGGCGCGTCGGCACGTCCGAACGGCTCTCGCTGCGCCGGCGCATCGGGATGGTCTTTCAGGAGGCGTCCCTGTTCGACGCCTCGGTCGCCCGCAACGTCGAGTACGGGCTCCGGGTCCGGCGGTCCTGGTCCGAACGGGTCCGTGCTGGCCTGCAGTCGATACTCAGTGCCAACGGGACCGCCGAGGCCGTCTCCGAAGCGCTCGGCGTCGTCGAGTTACGGGACAAGGCCGACCAGCAGGCGGAGTCGCTCTCGGGCGGGGAAGGCCAGCGCGTCTCCTTCGCCCGCGCGCTGGCGTACGACCCCGACGTGCTGTTGCTCGACGAACCGACCTCCGACCTCGATCCGCGAAACACCGCCGTCATCGAGGAGGCGATCGCCGAGGCGCGAGACCGCGGTATCGGCGTCGTCGTGGCCACCCACGACATGCATCAGGCCGAGCGCGTCGCCGATCGGGTGGCGGTCCTGCTCGGCGAGACGATCACCGAAGTCGGCCCGACGGCGACGATCTTCGACGAGCCGTCAGACCCCCGAACCCGGAAGTTCATCTCCGGCGAACTGGTCTACTGA
- a CDS encoding Tfx family DNA-binding protein, which translates to MDRETDPLDDTGYEADELVVTRRQAEVLALREQGLTQADIADRFGTSRANVANIEASARENAEKARNTVDFLERLRPLVELEIDAHTSLFDVPPMVYSACDEADIKVSSSAVDLVQTVRSEAGEAISGNVVTEPVRVLVTESGDVRVVRD; encoded by the coding sequence ATGGACCGAGAGACCGACCCCCTTGACGACACCGGGTACGAGGCCGACGAGCTGGTGGTGACGCGCCGCCAGGCCGAGGTGCTCGCGCTCCGGGAGCAGGGGCTGACCCAGGCCGACATCGCCGACCGCTTCGGGACGTCCCGCGCCAACGTCGCCAACATCGAGGCGAGCGCGCGCGAGAACGCCGAGAAGGCACGCAACACCGTCGACTTCCTGGAGCGGTTGCGCCCGCTCGTGGAGCTTGAGATCGACGCGCACACGTCGCTGTTCGACGTCCCGCCGATGGTGTACTCGGCCTGCGACGAGGCCGACATCAAGGTGAGCAGTTCCGCCGTCGATCTGGTCCAGACGGTCCGCTCGGAGGCCGGCGAGGCGATCAGCGGCAACGTCGTCACCGAGCCGGTCCGGGTGCTTGTCACCGAGAGCGGCGACGTGCGCGTGGTCCGCGACTAG